ACACTCTAATGAGTTTTGACTTCATATTTAGTAGCGTGGTGCTGTAGTTTTAATGTCTGGCTTCTCTAAAaaacatgttgaaatttaattgccaatGGAACAATGTTGGGAGGTGGAGGTGGCATTGACTGTTAAGAGACCTTTAGATCAGGAGGGCACAAGAGTGTGTGCCAGTGCCGCCATCTTGGAGGTAGGTTCGAGATCGCAGGAGTGGGTCTGCCCCTCTTGTTTGTGCTCTCTTCCTCCAGGGCCCTTTTGGCACCTTTCTGCCATGTGATGTCATCTGCCATGTGATGTCTTCCTCCAGGtcatgatgcagcaagaaggcccttgccAAGTGTAATCACATTCAAGTGAgactccccagcccccagaactggGAGAAAGACATTTCTGCTCATTATAAATCACCCCATCTGTGATACCGTCATAGCAGTACAAAACTGACTAAGACAGATGGCTGTtacaaaataaacaacataaaaaatacaCTCAGAAGAATTGAAAACTGAGTCTTTGAACAGATGCGTACAAACATGTGTACAAACAGCATGTTTAAAACAGCATTCTTCAGAATAGACAAAAggtggaaataatccaaatatccatcaacagatgaaggactaaataaaatgtggtatgtacatagaatggaatataattcagtcataaaaaggaatagagTTCTGACATGTGATACAACATAGAGGAAactaggctggggatgtagctcagtagtagagtgctagCCTGGCATGTTGTAagacccaggttcaatccccaacactgtaataataataataataaaagtaatagtaataataaaatctttaaaaatattataataaatgaaataagatatgaAAGGACAAATCTTATATGAATCCACTTAGATGAAGTACCTAGAATAGGCAAAGTCAGAGACAAAAAAAGTAGAATAGGGGTTACCAGGTGTTGTGGGGAAGAAGAAATGGAGTAGTTTATTGGGTAGAATTTTAGTTTagaatgatgaaaaagttctagatcTGGATGatagtgatggttgcacaataatGTCAGtgtatttaatgccactgaatttcACACCAAAGATggttaaaagaataaacaaagagtcaatttggaaaaattaacataGTTTGGAAATTTCTGAAAAGGAAGTGTTTTGCcagatattaaaacatattatacTATAGTAAATATGATTCTGGCACAGGAATGGGTAGAGTTCAGAGAAGAAAGGTGGCTAGAACAGCTATGAACTCAGTGTATGACAAAGAGCAGCACCCGGATCATTTGGGGAGAAGAGAACTCATCCAACAGATGGTGGTGCTGAGCTACTGGATGGGGatagggaggtggggaggaacCCCATTTCATTCCATATACCACCATGAATTTCAAGTGTACCAATGatttaaatgcagaaaatgaagtgaaaatacATGGtgcaggtggtgcacacctgtaatcccagcagttcaagaggctgaggcaggaagatggtgaggtcaaagtcaggctcagcaaaagcaaggcaccaagcaattctgtgagtccctgtctctaaaatacaaaataggggggctggggttgtggctcagtggtagagcacttgcctcacatgtgtgaggcactgggttttatcctcagcaccacataaaaaaatataaaataaacaaatgcttaaaaaaatgataaacatcttacaaaataaaataaaatacaaaatagggctggggatgtggctcagtggtcgagtgccttggtgttcaatctctggcaccccctcctctcaaaaaaaaaaaacaccactaCATGGTTAAATCTTCATGTAATTTCAGCAAGACTAAAGCTTGTATAAGAAACAAAACTCACAGCTATAAGGGGAAAGATCAATACATCTAATTATCTACCATATTAATGTAAAGCTTTAGAACATATAAATGACCACTGACAGgagactagaaaataaaatatggtatatactcAAGTCACCataagaaagaagggaaagaaatctaaataaaacCCTAATCCAagacacaaaatggaaaataaagtacaaGTTGTAGGAAAATATGTATGCCATGATGTCATTTtttaagagaacaaaataaaaacaaaatacatgtatAACTACCCATAAAAAGATGCTGCTATAcagaaatagataaaaagaaattctcaACTCTAAGTAGTGATTAATTTGGGCAATGGACTAGAAAGAACTATTCCTTTACTCTATACTTTTATAATGTTTGAAATTTCACAAAAGTATGTTTGTGAAAAGTATACCACTCCTAAATATGTACACTACTCATATAGTgaaaagtgacaaaaataaatcTAAGGCCATctacataaaaaacttaaaactgacaagtacaaataaaaacaaaaaccaatctggaaaaaatgttcacttcCTATGAAAAGGGTTTTAATTTATAAGGAGCtttcaaaaatcaacaaatattttagaaatccaATAGGATAATGGGCAAAGGACATGAATACATAAATGTGAAACTTTGGTCATAGTGCCATGAACCTGTAGTCtgagctactcgggaggctgaggtaggaggatcacttgagcccaggagtttgaggacagcctaggcaacacagtgggaccccatctcaaaataataatgataatagtaataataataataaaaatgaaaataaaaatgtagaccaaaaatattcagcctcatccataattaaagaaatgcaaattaacatatcatttttcatgtattatttttgaaGTTCTTAACTTTATCAGTAGGATTAAAGAATTGTCAAACCTGGATAATTGTGAACTGAAGGTTTCTTGGGATGAGTAGGCTTAGGACCTAGAATAATAAATTTCAGATTATCAATTCACTAGccttattaatataaaattataaatttaattttgatatttaattttttagaaagattattaaaatgaaaaatacatatactttCTGAATTTTGTAATTCTACATCTGAGAACTTCATTGACCTACATACATATTTACACAGGTACACAGGAAGTATGCCCAAGAATGCCCATGACAGCTTTGTAATTTATAGTAGAAATTCTAGAAGTTAATTAATAATAAACTGTAAAAAGAATATGTTCTGGATAAATATctgtcttattaaaaaaaagatcccAATGTATCCTATTACACAATTTGCATCTTAATCATTTCTACTTAGTATTTCAcagactttttttaaattttagcacaTTTAAATTTATCTTAATGCCATTATATGTTGCTGTTGATACTTTTGATATTCAGTTTCCTTAGCTAATGatgaaaaagttgattaaaaaattttataaaaatgatgaaattccCATCAGGAattttgattttggattttttacaAAAGATTCCTGTAGTTGCTCCTCTTTATAAACCTTTTCTCATAATCAGTGCTTTCCTTGTCTTTCAAACACTAAGCTAAATCAGTGTTTTACAAATCCTTTATGAAATACTTATAGTCAACTCTTTCAAAAGAGTATATCAATAAACTTGGCATACTATGGTATAGATATACCTGCTTGGAACAGTAAGCAAACATGGATGGGTTAATAAGTACAAAATTTCACATGCAATCTTGGTTTTGTTCATACATTCATCTACCACAAAGCCATCTTTCTCTGTACCACACCTCTCACCCCACAGCACTCAACTAAGGTACTTAAGGAGGCTACCAGGTACCAGGTTCTTAGAGGAATTAGAAAAAGACATTCTAATTACTATGGTAACATGTATGATTTCCCTccatcctttaaaatattaaggatataggaaatatatacataaattaggACCAGAAATTGAGATTTGTTTGAGTGTAACATCTTCAATATACCAAAGGGGAAATAAAGTCCACAGAAATGATCTTAGTTGAGTTAGAGCGAAGTGGGAGCCTGTGCATAGTCTGGGCTGGCCAATGTTCTTCCCCTGATTCCTACTGTCTTCTGCTTCCGCTGCATCCCAAATGAAGTCAGAGATAACTGAAATCAGGAAGATAATTCCTTCCATCATACCGTACAACCATCATCTGTAGTCCCTGCAAGAAACCTTCCATTTCATTTTGGTAAATAAGGAATTTTCCTACCTTTGAAGTTgctattaaatttatttcctgtTGTCAAATAAAACttcccaggaaagagaaaaaaagaacaattgcTTCAGGTGGGTAAGAAGAGTAAGGAGGAGGTAGAAATTCAGGTCTTGCAGAAACTTTTCAGGATGTACTAGATTGAAAAACTGAACCATTTTCATTCCAGGAAATGAAATATAGCCCTGAACTAGCAAGACCTGGTAAAGCTGTCAACAGATggcctttaaaaagaaagacataacAAGGTTGATGACACAGAAAACACACaatgaaaaacagaaggaatGTACCTTCACCTCCACTAACATTAATTCAAGAAATTCAGTCATGTTAGTTAACTTCAAGAACTTCCTAGATACCAAGCACGGTGCTAAGGTCTTTACCCTGCATCCCACATAAACTTTACTATCACCCAGTAAGGATGATACTGGGTGATAAGTACTAAGCCATTTTACATAGGAATAAACACATTTAAAGTTTCCAAAGTTCACATTGCTGTTCATGTGTAGACTATGGCAAATCAAATATTTGAACACTATGAATAGCAGAGAAAATGGCTGTCAAAAACTATGCTTGAGTATCCATTATGGAGAATTAGAggatatctgaaaaaaaatcaccaggaatttaaaggattttttgaaaattataagtaGGAAATTACTAAACCTGAAACAGTAGAAATTGGAGATATTGTACTAGGAGaagttgatgctggaaaacaaaataatagttaATTGGATCACATGCTTCAGAGTTATTGCTAGTAGTTTCACcaggaattttaaaagatatttaaaaatatataagaataaagTTACTAAACCTGAATAACTTAAGGTTGGAGGTTTTGTACTGGAAGGAGGcaccactgaaaaacaaaattatgtaagtTGGATCAACTACTTACTGCTCTCTTAGATGATACAGGCCTTTCATTTTTGACTTAAGACAAAAATATCCAAGCTTCAAGTTACTCTGAAAATCTGTTGCTATTTGccttttatacataaatatattgaaCAAGAGAACTTATATACCTGTGTAATCTACATACACACTAAAAACCCCTAGCAAAACACACAATCATAACAGGAGAATTCTATGTAAATTTTAGATTATACATCTGgtatagaaatgaataaaagatgaAGTTAAATATTATGATTATTACTTTCCACTTTTTCTGTATCATTGATATTTaatgtcaaagaaataaaatcttaaaagcaaaaaaacaaaaaaccaagaagGAAACAAGAGAACCTTTGTACCTTTGAGACATGTTGGCAATGGGGGATCCCACGTACTGGCACTGGAACAGACAACAGTGTTGCTGCCATTCATGTAATAACCCTGGATGCATTCAAACACAACTGTCGCTTGGtaggaaaatttttttccaaatcctgATAACTGTTTTCCATTTTCAACTTCTGGAAATGGACATCTGACCACTGAAAAGAGGAGAAACTCCAGAAtttaatggaaatggaaatttgcTTTaacatagggggaaaaaaaaagtagtacaAAGTATCAATTTCCAGTGGaacaaagagagagacaaagaatgGAATACAAcatgaaaatcaaaaagattttTGTAGATTTAAAATTTAGGCAGGCACCCTGGTGCACGCCTgaatcccagaggcttgagaggctgaagcaggaggatggtgagtttaaaaccagcctcagcaacttagcaaggccctaagcaacttagtgagaccctgtctcaaattaaaaaataagaagggctgggggtgtggctcagtggttaagtgttcctgggttcaatcctcagtaccataaataaataccaCTATAATTCAAGATAAACAGATTccaatattaaaacttttttaaaaagtcaaagactTTTTCTGAGAAGTTATATTTGAGTgcaaatttaaaagttgaaaagcTAATCATGCAAAGATATGCGAAATGAAAATTCTCAGGTAGAATCCACACACAAACAAACTGGGATGTCCAAAGAATAGAAAGGCCAATGGAATCAGGGCAGAtctttctaaatcttttttttactCTCCAACCCATACTTCACATTGTAAATCAATACCAAGCACACACAAGTTAAAATCAGTACTTAGCCTCCATACCAGTGGACTTTGGTATTTACCATACTACTTTATTTATTAAGAAGTAAAATGTACCATTACCCAGTAGATGGACTTCAGGGTTTACTAATGGTTTGtgagaatttggggaaaaaaaattgctggaCTGAGCACAGAGTGCAAGAGTATCCTGTGAGGATAAACATGACCAACAGATGGGGCCAAGTCATGTATAACCCATTTAAGCTAGAAGAGGCTGTGGATCTGAATTTCTACCTGGAACCATTTCCATTTGCCTGAGTAACTTCAGGTTGTATAGTGACAGTTTGTCTCAGCTTTGGTTTATCTTAAGATGTTTTcactaatttctccttcagttttgCAAGACTTCCCTTTACATAGAATTCAAggttaaatgtttcatttttcttagcaCCCTAATAGAAACCATTGTCTTCCAGCCTCAATACTTTAAGAGAAGGTAGTCATCATTCTTACTTGTCCCCACCCTTCCataatagttttttgttgttgttattgtcttCCTCTTATTGgctgatttttcttttaccaaACTACCAAACTATtggcatttttgctttttttgtggtttacttatattttttggtaaattttaatgatttatctACCCTACTCAAGATTCATTGTATTTCCTGGACCACGGTTGTTGCTTTGAATCAAACTTATATAATTTTTGGTCagcatttattcaaataattttctgcactgttcatttgtttcttcttctgagaCTCCAACTACATGTATGTTTGACTGCTCTCCTACAGGTATGcaaggctctctctctctttaagattttcttttcaaatcatgTTGGATTTCTATTGACCTGTCTTCAGGTTCAATGATCTCTTCATTTGTTGTgctcattcctaattttttttttaagttagtatATTGGATATACTTTACATACAGTAAAATCCACTCTTTCAAGTGTACAGCTATGTAAGTTTTAACAAATCCAATAAGTGCATAATTAGCCCTGCAATAAGAATACAGAAAAATTCCATCACTCCAAAATTTCCCATATCCATTTGTGATtcatcctttctcttcatttctcaaaCCCAACCAACCATTGATCTGTTTTCTAAccccaaaatatgttttttagaaTGTCAGTTAAATGGAATCATAGCTTTTTGAGAATGACTGATTTCATTCAGCAAGATGCATTTGGGATCCATTTGCATTGTTGCCAAATCAGCAGttcactcctttttatttctggGCATTTATTACTCCATTATTTGGATTTAGGACAGGATGTCCCCTCATTCACTGGGTGAAGGGTATGTGGGTTATTTTCAGTTTGGGGTGATTATGAATaaggctgctatgaacattctcaTATAAGCTTCTGTATGAGCAGATTTCCAGTTCAGGTGGGTCACTGAGTTGTATGTTTATAAGAAATTACCAAATATGTTCTAAAGTGGGAGTTCTTCTTTGCATTCTTACCAACAACATGAGATTTCCAACtgctccatatccttgccaatacctgatattgtcaggtgtgtgtgtgtgtttaaattcaACCATTCTAATAAGTGTTTGATGGTATTTCATTGCTTATAGGGGCAATTTTATTCCTGCCTTTCCAATATATATGCCTATTTCTCTTGCCTTATTGTAACTAGATAGGAGCTCCAGCACAATGCCGAAGAGACTGGTGAGAGTAAACATCTCTGCTTTGTTTCTGCCTCAATTAGTTCATTccttcattagaaaaaaaaatgaatcttttaccATTAAATATGTTAGCTGTGGGGTTTTTATCTGTTGAAAAGAGACAGTTATCTTCTATTCCTAATCTGCAGAagttttatcatgaaaaattgataaattgagtCAAAACACTTTCTCTTTTTGCATCGAGTAagatgatatgatttttttcttcttttgagtttgCTGATTAATTACACTGATTTTTATACCAAATCAAACTTGCATCCATGGAATAAATCctacttggtcatgatgtacttTTCCTTTTACATATCACAAgatttgatttgttaatattttgtgaggatttttagttttatattcatcaagaaaattgtttgtaattttttagtaatatttttggCCAGTTTCGGTATCAGGGCAATGCTGTCCTCATAAAATGGGTTGAGAAGTGCTTCCTCCTCTTGTATTTTCTAGAAAATCTTATGTAGTATCTGTTATCTATTTCttgaatgtttggtagaattcggCAGTGAAGCCATCTGAACCTGCAATTCTCTTTATGGAAAGGTCATTAACtttataaattgtatttctttaataGAGATACAACTCTTCAGGTTATGTTCATTTTTGAGTGAGTTTTGGTATACTGTACCTTTCAAAATATTTGccaatttcattaaaaatgttaaatttaaggGCATAAAGTTGTGTGTGATGTTCCCTTATCCTCCTTTAAATGTCTGCAGGATATTTAGTGATATTCCTTTTTTCCTCGTAACCAGTAATTtgactctctttttcttttcttttttgctaccgggcattgaacacagggcacatcaccactgagtcacatccttggccctttttttatttttcattttgagcaaGGTCTCcatcagttgctgaggctgaacttgaatttgggatcctcctgcctcctaagtctcctgagtagctgggattacaaggtcCAGGTTACTGATTTGtggctttcctttttttctaacaGAAGGATTTCATGCTATATAATTCCCTTCTAAGCAGTGTTTTAGCTCTATTTCATAAATTTTGATATTCTAACatgctattttcattttactcaATCCAAAATTGAGTAAAAATTCCCTCCTGACTTATTTTACTCCTAAATTATTTAGAAGTATCTTGcataattttcaattatttgggTACTTCCTTAATGTCTTTGTTACTTActtctactttcattccattgtgatcagacttgaatgatttcagttttttgatACTTGCTAAATTATTGCCTAAACTGTGTTCTATCTTAGAGATATTTTATGTAtacttgaaaagaatatatattttgctgCTGATATTCAGTGATACCTatcttttaaagggaaaaatcccCTCCAATGTCTCCATGCTTATGATCACTTTCCAGTGACTTGGaacatttgaagatttttttaaaaaagacattttgtCCAGAGTTTATCATTCTTAACAGTAAGAGGATTACTCTATTAGAGTCTTCTTTGTATTTCCGTTACTTGTAGCTAGAACTCTAAAATTTCTTGCAatataacactttcttattttcttgtgttgagttcaattttttgttctttcaaacAAACATCCTAactcatacacatatatatgggCATGcaggcgtgcacacacacacagagtcattcATGACATATAAAATGGAATGCAAGAACATGCTGGGGTAAGGGATAGGGACTTCTAgatctagaattatttttttactccACCTGCCCTACATTAAATTAGAAGCCAATTTTCCTAGAGGAGGACACACATGTGCCTGTTTTGTTTACAGGAAGGTAAAgctatttacaaaatatttctacAGGAATGACAATATAGCAGGACAGATTATTACCTTTACACTCAGGAGGATTGCTACTCCACACTCCGTTGCCAGCACAATATAGCTCACTTTTTCCCACAAGTGAAAGTTCCTCTCCTCCAGGTATTTTATTACAACTGTAAGTTACTGCTTCCATATACTCAAATACTTCTATGTCACTAAAGGTATATTTTCCATCTTTGATTTTTGGAGGTGGTGAACACAAAACCTCTTTATAaagggggttaaaaaaaaagaagaaacgaAAGGTAAAAAGAAGGTTGAAAAAGTAAGACAACATTAGTAAAATTCTATGAGTTGCCTCCAATAAATTCATCaacatggaatttatttttctcccccaTATAGGATTTCTATAAGCTAGTTGTGAATTGAGTATCCATCTAAAAGAGGGTTTCTTTGAGATGTATTACCACAAGTTTAAGCCATTAATGTAGAAAGAACTTCTAGAACAAAACTCACTTTCTTAAGTTACTGAATACCTAACATTTATTTGCAAGGTCACACTAAGCTTTGTCCTAGTCATCTTAAGAAATGCTGAcaatttattgagaaaatttGCCTGTGATTAAAAATACAACTGAGAGCTAATTGAGAAATGCTTTACAGTTTATAAACATGTTAATTTTCTACATTGGTGATTCACAATAATACCCACATTGTCTTTTTTTCACTCTCCTCCTCACAGTAATTTTTTGCAGAGGCTATGAAACTTGGTAACACAACAGACCAACTCCAAATGTCTTCCTTTAAGCCAGATATTgaagagatttgcaaaaatgtaaagtTACTATGCTAGTATTCTTTTGTTTTGCCATAGTTTTACTAAAAATGTTACATATGTTAACATGTATCAAGTTTATTGTCCTTAAAAATGGGTTagtaaataagaattttaaatgcttctccattttaattccattatgatcaatATTAAAAGGTATAACCCacataaagaaaatgtctttGGGGTACATGTTAATCAAAGGCATAATGGAGTCCCAAGGCCAAAATGTCTGAGAACTGccaatctaaattttaaaaaaagaagaatttactTACTTTCACATTGTGGAACTTGACTGTCCCATTCTGGGTATTCTCCTTTAAGCACACAACGTACGACTTGTTTACCAACTAAGTAAAaactgaatgagaaaagaaaaagttaatgtTTTCTTTAGCCATCAAAAAGATGCACGTAATTATGAAGGAAATTTTTAGATAGTTGTTTTTCTAAATCGCAGTAGTGTGAAGGAGAGGAGTACCAAAGTGCTAAATAAATCTGCAATTTAATCAAATGAAGACTTTCTCCACGTGAACATACATTGTCCAACAGCAATGTTGTCTAAATAAATCTGCTATTGCAAATTTGTCAGTCTGGCTGCTTTGCTGTTTTCTGCAGTCACATCACACGTTCATTTCTGTGCCTTTACTTGCACATTCTGCTTAGTGAGGACAGTGTTCAAGGAGAGGAGCATGCCTAGTGCCGAACTACCTGGGTGCCTGTCCCTGCTGTATGGCTGACCAGTTGCTTGAGATTTGGGCAAGTTTCTCTTGCTTAATTTCCTCACCAGTTAAAAGAGGATACAAGTACATAGCCCTATAAGGTTGTTTAAAGACTCAGATGAGTTAGTATCTGGTGGACAGTAAGTGCTAGATGAGTGTTAGCTTAAATCAGAATGTATTTCTAGGAATAGCTCAGGAAGATTCCTACTCAATGAAATCTTCTCTGATGATTGCAATTCATACACATCCTCTTTCTCCTGAACTCTCACTATTATACGAATTATTCTACTTCTCTGGTCCTGTTCATTTACTATTTTGCTTTGATAGCTTTCTGAATATATTGTGTTTCTCTATAAGGCTACAACTTCTTTGGTTAGGACCTGTGCTTCTGTTCTCTCAAATATAACTATCAACTATCACTAAATATAACTATCGACTGAATGTTCCAAATTACTTgatcaaattttaaaagccatCAATACTGCTTGTTGATAGTCACAGCTCACTTTTTCCCCAAGaatcacttatttttaatatattgtattaCACTGAATCTCTAAATGCACAATTTTCAGAAATGCCCAATATTCCCCAACTTACATTATTGAAAGAGCCTTAAGAACAAAAGCTATTATCGAGTGGCCTGTCTCCTTCTGAGATgcttcaattctttttctttagtatatatttttagttgtagatggacacaatacctttattttatttatttttatgtgatgctgaagatcgaacccagtgctaggcaagtgctctaccactgagctataactccagccccTGAGATACTTCAATTCTTTATAGCACTCTCAAAAATAAGGTCTTCCATCCAAACCACCTTGATTGAAAAGGGTAACCAGGTCAATTTTGATATGGTTAACACCTTACAAAGGTCTCTGAACATAGGAGGAATGGCTTTGGTTGGCAGTTCTACCTCCCATCTCTGGGAGCCCTACTTCAGCTTTTAAGAGTTGGCAGGAGGGTGCACTTGGTTGTGAAGAGCCAAGCCACCGTGAAAACTCCATTCCTGATGTTTATAATAGGCTTATTGTTAGATACAGCAAATAGTATACAGCTTTGCTTTCCTTCAACTTCAGTTTAGTTATTACACATATTTCCTGTTTCTATCAAATGCCTAAGGACAGTTTGACtagaaagcaaaattaaagaaagtttatGTGACTTATTAGGAAGAGAATAGAAACATACAGAATTGGAAAGACTGACCTTATTTTCTGTAAGGAGCAACTTACccatcagaacaaataaaatgaacttgAGCACCCCACACGTGACTAGAATTTATGTATTCTACTCTTCCATTTTTAGGACCCtctaaatatgtacattttctttctaaaagaaaataattgtgaaattttaaaatttagtttcaaaACATACTTGAAAGAAAGTCAATATTCTGCTTTGCTCtttgaatggaatatttttttctttaacctctATATTTTAAGGGCAAATGTAAGATTCACAGTTACACGGGCAACCAATTGCCAAGAAAAAGACTCCCTAGAAATTTCTCAAATCCTGCAAAAACCACACTTAATCCAGTCTTGCTTCCTGTGAGAAAAATCATCATTGTAATAGTGGCATATGCTCCCTAAAATGTGGGGTAATCTCTAGAGCAAGCAAAAAGACACGGCTGTGTTTACTTACTTATACAGGCATCATCTGAAATAGGCACCCAGGTATGATTCGGCTCACAAGTAGCAATCGTGAGAAGGCCCAATAGTTGGTCATATCCTGCTTTACACTTATAGGTTATTTCTTCCCCAACCTCATAATAGGGTTTAGGTTTGCTAACAAGTTCCAAAGCTTTAAATGGTGGTGGTAGTACACAGGCATCTAGGGATAATGGAAGAAGAACATGAAAAGGAAGCAGTAATTCAACTTTCACCATCTTGAGACTGTGGTTTGGCAACAGGTAGCACACAGAAAGATTCCAAATGACTGTTCTATGCTTTACCCAAGCAATGCTGGTCATGGAAGATGCCccttattttaaataacattcagTTAGCTTTTGGCTTACTTCAGAAAAAACCAAATTTGCATTCAACTGCAAACTGAAGAGATACCATccatgtttttggttttaaaaaaatatacatcagTATGTGTCTTTCCCCATTTCCttataaattcatttcaaaaCTAGTCTTTCCTCTAAGAAGTCATCTCTAGTACACAGCACTCTGCTTAGATTATGCGTCCATAATCTGAAACATTAACTTATGACAACTTGTCATTTCAGGCTCAGTCTTCCCTTGGAAGGTATGTCTCCAGAGGTCAGGGACCACCGTCTTCTTTTCCTGCTCTACTCTGCCCCTAGTGGGTTACTCAAGAAATGCTGGGTAAGAGTGattattaaataagcattg
This genomic stretch from Sciurus carolinensis chromosome 12, mSciCar1.2, whole genome shotgun sequence harbors:
- the Cd46 gene encoding membrane cofactor protein isoform X3, whose amino-acid sequence is MKVSSAPCTAFPRRGESSFTFQRCLLAIFLATTVFLLFTFSDACVLPPPFKALELVSKPKPYYEVGEEITYKCKAGYDQLLGLLTIATCEPNHTWVPISDDACIKRKCTYLEGPKNGRVEYINSSHVWGAQVHFICSDGFYLVGKQVVRCVLKGEYPEWDSQVPQCEKVLCSPPPKIKDGKYTFSDIEVFEYMEAVTYSCNKIPGGEELSLVGKSELYCAGNGVWSSNPPECKVVRCPFPEVENGKQLSGFGKKFSYQATVVFECIQGYYMNGSNTVVCSSASTWDPPLPTCLKGPKPTHPKKPSVHNYPGYPNPTEGLFDDEFAKWIMVLIILISIVGVAIIFLWLYRYFQRRKKKGKANIRAQYNTYQKRSSTPAEQTA
- the Cd46 gene encoding membrane cofactor protein isoform X2, which codes for MKVSSAPCTAFPRRGESSFTFQRCLLAIFLATTVFLLFTFSDACVLPPPFKALELVSKPKPYYEVGEEITYKCKAGYDQLLGLLTIATCEPNHTWVPISDDACIKRKCTYLEGPKNGRVEYINSSHVWGAQVHFICSDGFYLVGKQVVRCVLKGEYPEWDSQVPQCEKVLCSPPPKIKDGKYTFSDIEVFEYMEAVTYSCNKIPGGEELSLVGKSELYCAGNGVWSSNPPECKVVRCPFPEVENGKQLSGFGKKFSYQATVVFECIQGYYMNGSNTVVCSSASTWDPPLPTCLKVVPPSSTKPPTLSYSASTSPSTISPISTVSGYPNPTEGLFDDEFAKWIMVLIILISIVGVAIIFLWLYRYFQRRKKKGTYLTDESCREVQFTSL
- the Cd46 gene encoding membrane cofactor protein isoform X1; this translates as MKVSSAPCTAFPRRGESSFTFQRCLLAIFLATTVFLLFTFSDACVLPPPFKALELVSKPKPYYEVGEEITYKCKAGYDQLLGLLTIATCEPNHTWVPISDDACIKRKCTYLEGPKNGRVEYINSSHVWGAQVHFICSDGFYLVGKQVVRCVLKGEYPEWDSQVPQCEKVLCSPPPKIKDGKYTFSDIEVFEYMEAVTYSCNKIPGGEELSLVGKSELYCAGNGVWSSNPPECKVVRCPFPEVENGKQLSGFGKKFSYQATVVFECIQGYYMNGSNTVVCSSASTWDPPLPTCLKVVPPSSTKPPTLSYSASTSPSTISPISTVSGYPNPTEGLFDDEFAKWIMVLIILISIVGVAIIFLWLYRYFQRRKKKGKANIRAQYNTYQKRSSTPAEQTA
- the Cd46 gene encoding membrane cofactor protein isoform X4, yielding MKVSSAPCTAFPRRGESSFTFQRCLLAIFLATTVFLLFTFSDACVLPPPFKALELVSKPKPYYEVGEEITYKCKAGYDQLLGLLTIATCEPNHTWVPISDDACIKRKCTYLEGPKNGRVEYINSSHVWGAQVHFICSDGFYLVGKQVVRCVLKGEYPEWDSQVPQCEKVLCSPPPKIKDGKYTFSDIEVFEYMEAVTYSCNKIPGGEELSLVGKSELYCAGNGVWSSNPPECKVVRCPFPEVENGKQLSGFGKKFSYQATVVFECIQGYYMNGSNTVVCSSASTWDPPLPTCLKASTSPSTISPISTVSGYPNPTEGLFDDEFAKWIMVLIILISIVGVAIIFLWLYRYFQRRKKKGKANIRAQYNTYQKRSSTPAEQTA
- the Cd46 gene encoding membrane cofactor protein isoform X7, whose product is MKVSSAPCTAFPRRGESSFTFQRCLLAIFLATTVFLLFTFSDACVLPPPFKALELVSKPKPYYEVGEEITYKCKAGYDQLLGLLTIATCEPNHTWVPISDDACIKRKCTYLEGPKNGRVEYINSSHVWGAQVHFICSDGFYLVGKQVVRCVLKGEYPEWDSQVPQCEKVLCSPPPKIKDGKYTFSDIEVFEYMEAVTYSCNKIPGGEELSLVGKSELYCAGNGVWSSNPPECKVVRCPFPEVENGKQLSGFGKKFSYQATVVFECIQGYYMNGSNTVVCSSASTWDPPLPTCLKGPKPTHPKKPSVHNYPGYPNPTEGLFDDEFAKWIMVLIILISIVGVAIIFLWLYRYFQRRKKKG